The Chloroflexota bacterium genome has a window encoding:
- a CDS encoding DUF402 domain-containing protein, translating into MDAPSFSLSPRRSLCARLSGPPGLWVRKMDAAGCEVYRYPAWVLWRGAHSLTVAAVFRMGPMVVGGLWLAPGDCFVETYYANRWYNIFAVYARENGRLRGWYVNIGEPLEVSPDGVAYRDLALDLVVLPNGRQVVLDADEFVALPLPAAESRQAEAALAAAQRRFRRCWQLA; encoded by the coding sequence ATGGACGCCCCTTCCTTTTCGCTCTCACCGCGGCGCTCCTTGTGTGCCCGGTTGTCCGGGCCGCCCGGGCTGTGGGTGCGCAAGATGGATGCGGCCGGCTGTGAAGTGTACCGTTACCCGGCATGGGTGCTGTGGCGCGGTGCACATAGCCTGACCGTGGCCGCGGTGTTCCGCATGGGCCCGATGGTGGTCGGCGGTTTGTGGCTGGCCCCCGGCGATTGTTTTGTCGAGACCTATTACGCCAATCGCTGGTACAATATTTTCGCGGTGTATGCTCGCGAAAACGGCCGCCTGCGTGGCTGGTATGTCAACATCGGCGAGCCGTTGGAAGTCAGCCCCGATGGGGTGGCTTACCGTGACTTGGCGCTGGATCTGGTCGTGTTGCCGAACGGTCGCCAGGTGGTGCTGGACGCCGACGAGTTTGTGGCGCTTCCCCTGCCCGCGGCGGAAAGCCGCCAGGCCGAGGCGGCCCTGGCCGCGGCACAACGCCGCTTTCGCCGCTGCTGGCAGTTGGCATAA